In the genome of Ignisphaera cupida, one region contains:
- a CDS encoding iron-containing alcohol dehydrogenase: protein MVFTLRYASTTLYFGVNALENAKEYISNHEKVVIATGKTSARVSGALADVEKILKGYGISYVIYDNISPNPWASQVENLAKTIWGEGADLVIAIGGGSPIDTAKMAAIIALSGGSVKDYVKNLRKPKRSVPLIAINLTHGTGTEIDRYAVVTLDDTLEKHGLSPKYPEISIDDPRYTLTLDKRQTMYVSFDAFYHVYESATSKVRSLFIESLAREATRIISEALPKVVNDLKNLDLREKLLYASMIAGIAIDSGSTHIIHAIEHALSGLQPKLAHGCGLALLGPRSAFYIHKAVPEYSAAILKILDPTIKPISEDAEKAQKAVEKFQQEVGFTEKLSDYGFSEKDINKIIEYVLTRLSYMHTNSPFPLTSEIIRDIVAHAL from the coding sequence ATGGTATTTACACTTAGATATGCTTCAACAACTCTATACTTTGGCGTTAATGCATTAGAAAATGCAAAAGAGTATATATCAAATCATGAAAAAGTTGTTATAGCAACTGGAAAGACATCTGCAAGAGTCTCTGGAGCGCTAGCAGATGTTGAAAAAATTTTGAAGGGGTATGGAATAAGCTATGTTATTTACGATAACATATCACCCAATCCATGGGCTAGTCAAGTCGAGAACTTGGCAAAAACAATTTGGGGTGAAGGAGCAGACCTGGTTATTGCTATTGGTGGTGGAAGCCCTATTGATACTGCAAAAATGGCTGCTATTATTGCTTTGAGTGGTGGAAGTGTTAAAGATTATGTGAAGAACCTTAGAAAACCAAAGAGAAGCGTTCCTCTAATAGCAATTAATTTAACTCATGGTACTGGAACAGAAATTGATAGATATGCTGTTGTTACACTTGATGACACGTTGGAGAAGCATGGTTTAAGCCCTAAGTATCCAGAGATTTCAATTGATGATCCTAGATACACACTCACTTTAGATAAAAGACAGACTATGTATGTATCTTTTGATGCGTTTTATCATGTTTACGAATCTGCAACATCTAAAGTTAGAAGCCTCTTTATAGAGTCTCTAGCAAGAGAAGCAACACGAATAATTTCAGAAGCTCTTCCAAAAGTTGTTAACGACTTGAAGAATCTTGATCTGAGAGAAAAGCTGTTATATGCATCAATGATAGCTGGAATAGCTATAGACTCTGGATCAACACATATAATACATGCAATAGAGCATGCACTTAGTGGCTTACAGCCAAAGCTGGCACATGGATGTGGCTTAGCATTGCTAGGTCCTCGATCAGCTTTCTACATACATAAGGCAGTTCCTGAATACTCAGCTGCAATACTAAAGATATTGGATCCAACAATAAAGCCTATATCTGAAGATGCTGAAAAGGCTCAGAAAGCTGTTGAGAAGTTCCAGCAAGAAGTTGGATTCACTGAGAAATTAAGTGATTATGGATTTTCTGAAAAGGATATCAATAAAATAATTGAGTATGTGCTAACAAGACTTAGCTACATGCACACAAACTCTCCATTTCCATTAACTAGTGAAATCATAAGAGATATTGTTGCGCATGCTCTATAA
- a CDS encoding V-type ATP synthase subunit E yields the protein MSVEDLRKAVLEKAKAEAESILRKAEEEAKRIVEEALKRKSALVEQKKAEILARLNPDARVAECRYKARIILAEAKSSIIKEIRELVVNEINALSSDKRLDSIKKLIDESIQEVFNTIGKVDSIVVKVSPRDIEFSDTIKKYVEEFYKIRVEGVYEANIVGGIIVECMNGDVIIDNSYDERLERVLRIMITQISKTM from the coding sequence ATGAGTGTTGAGGATTTGAGAAAAGCTGTTTTGGAAAAAGCTAAGGCTGAAGCAGAATCAATTTTGAGAAAAGCTGAGGAGGAGGCTAAAAGAATTGTTGAAGAGGCTTTGAAGAGAAAATCAGCATTGGTTGAACAGAAAAAAGCAGAGATATTGGCTAGGCTAAATCCAGATGCTAGAGTAGCTGAGTGTAGATACAAGGCCAGAATTATATTAGCTGAAGCAAAAAGCTCTATTATTAAGGAAATTAGAGAACTTGTTGTTAATGAAATAAATGCTTTGTCTTCTGATAAGAGATTGGATTCTATTAAAAAGTTGATTGATGAAAGTATTCAAGAGGTTTTCAATACTATTGGCAAAGTTGATAGCATTGTAGTCAAGGTCTCGCCGAGAGATATCGAGTTTTCTGATACGATTAAGAAATATGTTGAAGAGTTTTATAAAATAAGGGTTGAGGGTGTTTATGAAGCAAATATTGTTGGGGGTATAATAGTTGAGTGTATGAATGGAGATGTAATCATTGATAATAGCTATGATGAAAGATTGGAAAGGGTTCTTAGAATTATGATAACGCAAATATCAAAAACCATGTGA
- a CDS encoding V-type ATP synthase subunit F — MSLPKEFVKGICAIVKKEFEPLMRMLGIKEVYTVNNWGEAKNFLDKLATRNDLAIVAVQKSLVPAEISFIDLNLQRLYPIVVLIPDDKKDLFESLKVFYRELIRRYIGYEIHLE; from the coding sequence ATGAGTTTGCCAAAAGAATTTGTTAAAGGCATTTGTGCCATTGTTAAAAAAGAGTTTGAGCCTCTTATGAGAATGCTAGGCATTAAAGAGGTTTACACTGTGAATAACTGGGGTGAAGCAAAGAATTTTTTAGACAAGCTTGCTACACGCAATGACTTAGCCATTGTAGCAGTTCAAAAAAGTTTAGTACCAGCTGAAATAAGTTTCATAGATTTGAACTTGCAAAGACTATATCCAATTGTGGTGCTTATACCTGATGATAAAAAAGATTTATTTGAATCTTTAAAAGTTTTTTATAGAGAACTTATTCGAAGATATATAGGTTATGAAATTCATTTAGAGTGA
- a CDS encoding nucleotidyltransferase domain-containing protein, translating to MFSGYAKKVVYDERRWGILKKKRLKAIRIIEDLSSCRIIDVVVHGSVARGDVDEDSDIDIALLNPYSPSLLELCLEKRGYSIHSRKIVMPTPIHTPKLYIYLDPFEELVISNPIVSLKPLEVEFYKFSGMLEYKDLLNNTRIAGVNKNLLLIEPIEEGHLEIPVIGNEGYVAKRLGISINVVLDRVETLTRRAREGHSGLFIDYEIPLNTDVESYIKFLCNKNQFFRERLKQYGLCT from the coding sequence ATGTTTAGTGGCTACGCTAAAAAAGTTGTTTATGATGAGAGGAGGTGGGGTATTTTAAAAAAGAAAAGATTGAAAGCAATTAGAATTATCGAAGATCTTTCATCGTGTAGAATTATAGATGTTGTTGTTCATGGAAGTGTTGCTAGAGGTGATGTTGATGAGGATAGCGATATTGACATTGCATTGCTTAATCCATATTCTCCAAGCCTATTAGAGCTTTGTCTTGAGAAACGGGGGTACAGTATACATAGCAGAAAAATTGTTATGCCAACGCCAATTCACACACCCAAGCTATATATTTATCTTGATCCATTTGAAGAGCTTGTTATTTCTAATCCAATTGTTAGTTTAAAGCCTTTGGAGGTAGAGTTTTATAAATTTAGTGGAATGCTTGAATACAAAGATCTTTTAAATAATACTAGAATTGCCGGTGTGAATAAGAATCTTCTGCTTATAGAACCTATTGAAGAAGGGCATCTAGAAATTCCTGTTATTGGAAACGAGGGATATGTTGCTAAAAGACTTGGCATATCCATAAATGTTGTTTTAGATAGGGTAGAGACTTTGACAAGAAGAGCTAGGGAAGGTCATAGCGGGCTTTTCATAGATTATGAAATTCCTCTTAACACAGATGTTGAAAGCTATATAAAGTTTTTGTGTAATAAGAATCAATTCTTTAGAGAAAGGCTGAAACAGTATGGGCTTTGCACATAG
- a CDS encoding radical SAM protein → MGFAHSIIGNEVIGYWYKELPNGCKLCMKGSKIVIFVTGVCGIDCYYCPISRERRLFGAFYVDEEKVDNATTILDEASIVRAEGASITGGEPMQRYDLVVNIIHLLKDAFGQKFHIHLYTSGFGATRNAIKYLDKIGLDEIRFHIVSESVWKLVEYSVKETSMDVGIEIPVIPGEEDNVWETILKANSIGVKFVNLNEMEVSETNVERVLFRGFKIRENGRSVVGSAETAKNILIRAQQHGINTSIHFCTVQFKDFVQQRARTIRKARTCMNVGDEVTEDGMIIREGVEMEPRLSLCAPIIRKSLFA, encoded by the coding sequence ATGGGCTTTGCACATAGCATTATAGGAAACGAGGTTATTGGTTATTGGTATAAGGAGCTTCCAAATGGATGCAAACTTTGCATGAAAGGCTCTAAAATTGTTATATTTGTTACAGGTGTGTGTGGCATTGACTGTTATTATTGTCCTATAAGCAGAGAAAGAAGGTTGTTTGGAGCATTCTATGTTGATGAAGAGAAGGTGGATAATGCAACAACAATATTGGATGAAGCATCAATAGTAAGAGCTGAGGGAGCTTCAATAACAGGTGGAGAGCCTATGCAGAGATACGATCTTGTTGTTAACATTATTCATCTTCTTAAAGATGCGTTTGGACAAAAATTCCACATACACCTGTATACTTCGGGTTTTGGAGCAACAAGAAACGCCATAAAATATCTTGATAAAATTGGTCTTGATGAAATAAGGTTTCACATAGTAAGTGAATCTGTTTGGAAACTAGTTGAATACTCTGTGAAAGAAACATCAATGGATGTTGGTATAGAAATTCCGGTTATACCTGGGGAGGAAGATAATGTCTGGGAAACTATTTTGAAAGCAAATAGTATTGGTGTCAAATTTGTTAATCTAAATGAGATGGAGGTAAGCGAAACTAATGTAGAGAGAGTTTTGTTTAGAGGATTTAAAATAAGAGAAAATGGAAGATCAGTTGTTGGAAGTGCAGAAACAGCCAAGAATATTTTGATTAGAGCACAACAACATGGAATTAACACATCAATTCATTTTTGCACAGTACAATTCAAGGATTTTGTACAGCAAAGAGCAAGAACCATTAGAAAAGCTAGAACATGTATGAATGTGGGAGACGAAGTTACAGAGGATGGCATGATTATTAGAGAAGGTGTGGAGATGGAGCCAAGACTAAGTTTATGTGCACCAATAATAAGAAAAAGCTTATTCGCATAA
- a CDS encoding ATPase, giving the protein MSEVLAYIGPGLAEALASIGSTVGIYKAVAAGIPIISEDPAQRGRVFALAFLPATQTMVYGFIYMLMMYSAFLPSIYSKYHSSIPLNIAGAVFGVSLFVGFAELVSAWMQGRVCADGAAQLIKSRGAVFAPTIILAAYEELFGILGMVFGILMASIIASW; this is encoded by the coding sequence ATGAGCGAGGTATTAGCATATATAGGGCCTGGACTTGCAGAAGCATTAGCATCTATAGGCTCCACAGTCGGAATATACAAAGCTGTTGCAGCAGGAATTCCAATAATATCTGAGGACCCTGCGCAAAGGGGTAGAGTCTTTGCATTGGCATTTCTACCAGCTACACAAACAATGGTTTATGGATTTATCTACATGCTTATGATGTATAGTGCCTTTTTGCCAAGCATATATAGCAAATATCACTCTTCAATACCACTAAATATTGCAGGTGCAGTATTTGGAGTGAGTCTTTTCGTAGGTTTTGCAGAGCTTGTTTCAGCATGGATGCAGGGTAGGGTGTGTGCTGATGGAGCTGCTCAACTAATAAAGAGTCGTGGCGCAGTATTTGCTCCTACAATAATTTTGGCTGCTTATGAAGAGCTTTTCGGGATTCTCGGAATGGTGTTTGGCATATTAATGGCCTCTATTATAGCTAGTTGGTAG
- a CDS encoding TatD family hydrolase, with the protein MAQCLQYNFSTTPYIDSHIHLYEYGEEAEKLCKEIHYIFLAVSDDIQSSLKTIEIAKKCSNVVPSIGFHPWNVKEPNIDFKQFENIIKTYNVKFLGEVGLDKKFVSETFNVQLHLFENLVAMAKDYELGLSVHAPNAWREALEVLRRSGVKIAIFHWYTGPAELLREIVNEGFYIGINVAAKIQKKHLEIIKIAPLESIVTESDGPYNYRGLVLGPAMLPELIALIAKIKNVDEKTVREAIWRNFYIILKNVGIC; encoded by the coding sequence ATGGCTCAATGTCTTCAATACAACTTCTCTACAACACCTTACATCGATTCTCACATACATCTATATGAATATGGTGAGGAGGCTGAAAAACTTTGTAAAGAAATTCACTATATATTTCTAGCTGTTTCAGATGATATTCAAAGCAGTTTAAAGACTATTGAAATAGCTAAGAAATGTTCTAATGTTGTTCCCTCTATAGGTTTTCATCCATGGAATGTAAAAGAGCCTAATATTGACTTTAAGCAGTTTGAAAACATTATAAAAACATATAATGTTAAATTCCTTGGTGAGGTTGGTTTAGATAAAAAATTCGTTTCTGAAACATTTAATGTGCAACTTCATTTATTTGAAAATCTGGTTGCAATGGCTAAAGATTATGAACTGGGTTTATCGGTTCATGCACCAAATGCATGGAGAGAAGCATTGGAGGTTTTGAGGAGAAGTGGTGTAAAAATAGCTATATTTCATTGGTATACAGGACCTGCTGAATTGCTAAGAGAAATTGTTAATGAAGGATTTTATATAGGAATAAATGTTGCGGCTAAGATTCAGAAGAAACATTTAGAAATAATTAAAATTGCTCCATTAGAAAGTATTGTGACAGAATCAGATGGTCCATATAACTATAGGGGGTTGGTACTGGGTCCTGCAATGTTACCTGAACTAATTGCTTTAATTGCAAAAATTAAGAATGTTGATGAAAAAACTGTTAGAGAAGCTATATGGAGAAATTTCTATATTATTTTGAAAAATGTTGGAATATGTTGA
- a CDS encoding nucleotidyltransferase family protein — protein MYSNKLENVVASILAGGEGTRFKPYTEIIPKPMIPIGCEEKPLLEHIVCWLKKFGVTKFVFLVGYRWRQIRNYFGDGSRYGVSISYSLDDEEYHNTGGALLKAFKSNLFENNTIIVWYGDIIAPINVSNLIMFHRNGKADATVVLADKYQVPVGVAKIDNLNNVVELVEKPWLNFYVSIGVLVMEPYILKNVENYLGKSFDIMSDLVPWLIRKGFSVKAYIYNDFWYDVGSLERYVKLDYNVIKKFLCE, from the coding sequence ATGTACTCAAATAAATTAGAAAATGTTGTTGCATCTATTCTGGCTGGCGGTGAGGGAACTAGGTTCAAGCCATATACAGAGATTATTCCAAAGCCTATGATTCCTATTGGATGTGAGGAAAAGCCCCTTCTCGAGCACATAGTTTGTTGGCTTAAAAAATTTGGTGTAACAAAATTTGTTTTTCTTGTTGGGTATAGGTGGAGACAGATCAGAAACTATTTTGGTGATGGCTCTCGATATGGTGTTTCAATAAGCTATAGCCTAGATGATGAAGAGTATCACAATACTGGTGGAGCTCTTCTAAAAGCATTTAAAAGCAATTTGTTTGAGAATAACACAATAATTGTTTGGTATGGAGATATAATTGCACCTATAAATGTAAGCAATTTAATTATGTTTCACAGAAACGGAAAAGCTGATGCAACAGTAGTCTTAGCTGATAAATATCAGGTTCCTGTTGGTGTAGCAAAAATTGATAACTTAAATAATGTTGTTGAACTTGTTGAGAAACCTTGGCTAAATTTCTATGTTTCAATAGGAGTTTTAGTTATGGAGCCTTACATACTAAAGAACGTTGAGAACTACCTAGGCAAATCATTTGATATAATGAGTGATTTAGTGCCATGGCTAATTAGAAAAGGGTTTAGTGTAAAAGCCTATATATACAATGACTTTTGGTATGATGTTGGAAGTCTTGAGAGATATGTTAAACTAGATTACAATGTGATAAAGAAGTTTTTATGCGAATAA
- a CDS encoding 4Fe-4S binding protein gives MGLKCKPVIDYTLCNGCMACVSLCPYKAFFSDVDAHAKIDYSKCKMCGVCIILCPYGAIDCQWVPTSSQCQSGLKQSS, from the coding sequence ATGGGATTGAAATGTAAACCTGTAATAGATTATACTCTTTGCAATGGCTGTATGGCATGCGTTTCGCTATGTCCATACAAAGCTTTTTTCAGTGATGTTGACGCACATGCGAAAATAGATTATAGCAAGTGTAAAATGTGTGGTGTATGCATAATCCTATGTCCATATGGTGCTATAGATTGTCAGTGGGTGCCGACATCATCACAATGTCAGAGCGGACTGAAACAGTCATCATGA
- a CDS encoding ArsR family transcriptional regulator — translation MALTLPPNYPEIDVVRLINYRTFENCIKNEVRCAMVSLMARGITTAAEIASALGISRTAIYRHLNALRKSGIVAYRDGKFYVAARLFLVYDVDIDEKGSIKITVYPNKGGFIDEAIGFAFVKGEYCRCDVCVVRDKCLNAVKNLAKKLDVKIRSENPLDGFREIVEEITKKDLIKLLKDGYLIAKLSEEIIEEEPEAE, via the coding sequence ATGGCTCTTACATTACCTCCTAACTATCCTGAAATAGATGTTGTTAGATTGATAAATTATAGAACATTTGAGAATTGTATAAAAAATGAGGTTAGATGTGCAATGGTCTCTCTAATGGCGCGAGGCATTACCACAGCAGCTGAAATAGCTTCTGCGCTTGGCATTTCTCGAACAGCGATATACAGACATCTCAATGCTCTTAGAAAAAGTGGAATAGTTGCGTATAGAGATGGTAAGTTCTATGTGGCTGCAAGACTATTCCTAGTATATGATGTTGATATTGATGAAAAAGGCTCTATAAAAATAACTGTGTACCCTAATAAAGGTGGTTTCATTGATGAGGCAATAGGGTTTGCATTTGTAAAAGGAGAGTATTGTAGATGCGATGTTTGTGTAGTAAGAGACAAGTGTTTAAATGCTGTAAAGAATCTTGCTAAAAAACTTGATGTAAAGATAAGATCAGAAAATCCACTTGATGGATTTAGAGAAATTGTTGAAGAAATTACTAAAAAGGATTTGATAAAATTGCTGAAAGATGGCTATCTCATAGCAAAACTATCTGAAGAGATAATTGAGGAGGAGCCAGAGGCAGAATAA
- the amrS gene encoding AmmeMemoRadiSam system radical SAM enzyme, with translation MPKEAMLYKVIDNTKKIVECTACPRRCKLSDGQYGFCGIRWNFDGKLYLVSHGLAIAVAIDPIEKKPLYHFNPGSMVFSLSTTGCSWACVFCQNWDISQRRIIAGWKLPPELAVELASSYGAQGITYTYNEPVVFIEYAYDIGMLAKKQGLFNTMVTNGYMTDETIDLVSKFIDAATVDLKGNGDKDFARKFSLVPDIEPVFNAMVELKRKGVFIEVTDLVVPRYGDDLEKARKMVRWIVENLGPETPVHFLRFHPDYKLLDLPSTPVATLEKHAQIAMEEGLKYVYLGNVPGHKLENTYCPNCGRVLIRRIGFDILEVNLTADMRCRFCGYKINIAGKIHPTYKLDRFVYVPLDAFTQFIHVKQDQIREFVLESSSK, from the coding sequence ATGCCTAAAGAAGCAATGCTTTACAAAGTTATTGATAATACGAAGAAAATCGTTGAATGCACAGCTTGCCCAAGAAGATGTAAGTTAAGCGATGGTCAATATGGTTTTTGTGGAATTAGATGGAATTTTGATGGAAAGCTTTATTTGGTTTCTCATGGTCTTGCCATAGCAGTTGCTATTGACCCCATAGAGAAAAAGCCTCTTTATCACTTCAACCCAGGCTCCATGGTTTTTTCACTATCTACAACAGGATGTAGCTGGGCCTGTGTTTTCTGCCAGAATTGGGATATTAGTCAGAGAAGAATTATAGCTGGGTGGAAGCTTCCACCGGAACTTGCTGTTGAGCTTGCTTCTAGCTATGGTGCTCAAGGAATTACCTATACATATAATGAGCCAGTTGTCTTTATAGAATATGCTTATGATATAGGGATGTTAGCTAAGAAACAAGGCTTGTTTAATACCATGGTAACAAATGGGTACATGACTGATGAGACTATTGACCTGGTTTCTAAATTTATTGATGCAGCAACAGTTGATTTAAAGGGTAATGGCGATAAAGATTTTGCTAGAAAATTTAGTCTTGTTCCTGACATAGAACCTGTTTTTAATGCTATGGTTGAGCTAAAGAGGAAGGGGGTATTCATAGAAGTTACAGATCTTGTAGTGCCTAGGTATGGTGATGACCTTGAAAAAGCAAGGAAAATGGTTAGATGGATTGTTGAAAATCTTGGACCTGAGACTCCTGTACATTTCCTCAGATTTCATCCAGACTACAAGCTTTTAGATTTGCCATCAACACCTGTAGCAACACTTGAAAAACATGCTCAAATAGCTATGGAGGAAGGCTTAAAATATGTTTATTTAGGCAATGTGCCTGGGCATAAACTTGAAAATACCTATTGTCCAAATTGTGGAAGGGTCTTAATAAGAAGAATAGGATTCGATATTCTAGAGGTAAACCTAACAGCTGACATGAGATGTAGATTTTGTGGATATAAAATAAACATTGCTGGCAAGATTCACCCAACTTACAAGCTAGATAGATTTGTGTATGTACCACTCGATGCCTTCACACAGTTTATACATGTAAAACAAGATCAAATTAGAGAATTTGTATTAGAATCATCCTCTAAATAG
- a CDS encoding ASCH domain-containing protein has protein sequence MKKLVFKLDYAGKILSGEKRTTIRLSTELKENEIVEVYVGHVRVGRALIKKVQKKKLSELSDEEIKADGFNSREELLKALAKIYGNKRVYSDPFIYLIEFQLI, from the coding sequence ATGAAAAAACTTGTTTTTAAACTGGATTATGCTGGAAAAATTTTGTCAGGAGAAAAGAGAACAACAATAAGGCTTTCAACAGAATTGAAAGAAAATGAAATTGTAGAGGTATATGTTGGTCACGTAAGAGTAGGTAGAGCGCTAATTAAGAAAGTTCAGAAGAAAAAGTTAAGCGAGTTATCAGATGAAGAGATAAAAGCTGATGGATTTAATTCACGTGAAGAATTGCTAAAAGCCTTGGCAAAGATATATGGTAATAAAAGAGTTTATTCAGATCCATTCATTTATTTAATAGAGTTTCAATTAATATAA
- a CDS encoding M50 family metallopeptidase: MLYVMLMWIAVFAALPLIFGDREIRFGTIKIKLVIGGFLLYLGKEIKTRKAVTTKKSVKLVVLFSMFIGIVLFYIFFVPLLINMVKGFFMFLTGVSHAPPQPVAVPVPILFTFTSIIKYLIVSIAIGATLHELAHAVTALREGVNVRNWGIGVAFLIPLAFVELDDDLFKNAKPLSRALIASSGPLANALIALAAIAIATLIPYMGFSLSQAIVVANVDCSICSNVECPAARIGLREGDIIYAINGVVIRSGNDIANILKNLSIGSNVTFTICRNGLCKNITTIIDSYNKKLGNNIPCIGVSMENTVIVLRNGIPYNNPMIIEVINYINFIFAVNLSLYIFNAIPLFVTDGTVFLSSIIPSSAKLRFIIDKKLLDIVNVVLIAVAAGISTYVLLSG, from the coding sequence ATGCTATATGTTATGCTCATGTGGATAGCTGTTTTCGCAGCTTTACCTTTAATTTTTGGGGATAGGGAAATAAGGTTTGGAACTATAAAAATTAAGCTTGTCATTGGGGGGTTTCTACTCTATTTAGGAAAAGAGATAAAAACAAGAAAAGCTGTAACTACAAAAAAATCTGTAAAGCTTGTAGTACTGTTCTCAATGTTTATTGGTATAGTTCTTTTTTACATATTCTTTGTACCACTTCTCATAAACATGGTTAAAGGATTCTTCATGTTCTTAACAGGTGTTTCCCATGCTCCTCCACAGCCTGTTGCAGTTCCAGTTCCAATATTATTTACATTTACATCTATAATAAAATATCTGATAGTGTCTATAGCCATTGGCGCAACACTTCACGAGCTTGCACATGCTGTTACAGCTTTGAGAGAAGGCGTTAATGTGAGGAATTGGGGAATTGGAGTAGCATTTTTGATACCCCTAGCTTTTGTTGAATTAGATGATGACTTGTTTAAAAATGCAAAGCCTTTATCAAGAGCATTAATAGCCTCTTCAGGTCCTTTAGCAAATGCATTAATAGCTTTAGCAGCAATTGCCATAGCTACTTTAATTCCATATATGGGCTTTTCACTTTCTCAAGCAATAGTTGTTGCAAATGTTGATTGTAGCATATGTAGTAATGTGGAGTGTCCTGCAGCAAGAATTGGTTTGAGAGAAGGTGATATAATATATGCAATTAACGGTGTTGTAATTAGAAGTGGCAATGATATTGCTAATATATTAAAGAATTTAAGTATAGGTAGCAATGTCACATTTACTATTTGCAGAAATGGTCTATGCAAAAACATTACAACAATTATTGACTCCTACAACAAAAAACTTGGTAACAATATTCCATGTATTGGCGTTTCAATGGAAAACACGGTGATTGTGTTAAGAAATGGTATTCCATATAACAATCCCATGATAATTGAGGTAATAAACTATATAAACTTCATATTTGCTGTAAACCTCAGCCTCTACATATTCAATGCCATACCACTTTTTGTTACAGATGGCACAGTTTTTCTATCATCGATTATACCATCTTCAGCTAAACTAAGATTTATAATTGATAAGAAGCTTCTTGATATTGTAAATGTTGTGCTAATCGCTGTTGCAGCTGGTATATCAACCTATGTCCTGCTAAGTGGTTAG
- the rimI gene encoding ribosomal protein S18-alanine N-acetyltransferase, with protein MIVIRKADGNDIKSVYELEKKCFKDPYPEIVLRMLYELYPELFLVAEDSETKAIIGYVSGMIRVDGFGHIVSICVDQNYRRRGIGKRLMEAIENVMHKIFSVCMFRLEVRVSNIPAIKLYESLGYRVEAILKNYYLDGEDGYLMTKKLC; from the coding sequence ATGATAGTAATTAGAAAAGCTGATGGAAATGACATTAAAAGTGTTTATGAATTAGAGAAAAAATGTTTCAAAGATCCCTATCCAGAAATTGTTTTGAGAATGTTGTATGAGCTTTATCCTGAGCTTTTTCTTGTGGCTGAGGATAGTGAGACTAAGGCTATCATAGGATATGTCTCTGGCATGATAAGAGTTGATGGGTTTGGGCACATAGTTTCTATATGCGTAGATCAGAATTATAGGAGAAGGGGTATAGGGAAAAGACTTATGGAGGCAATTGAGAATGTTATGCATAAAATATTTAGTGTGTGTATGTTTAGATTAGAGGTTAGAGTAAGCAATATACCAGCTATAAAACTTTATGAGTCTCTTGGATATAGAGTAGAGGCTATTCTGAAAAATTATTATCTCGACGGAGAAGATGGGTATTTAATGACGAAAAAACTTTGCTAA